GGTCCTTGGTCAAAAATAGATGCCCAAAAAGCTTTGAAAAATAATTACGCTGTTGCTAAGTATCCAACTATTTCTATTGGTGGGAAGAATAAACAGCTGCAGGCCTTCCTGGGAGTCAAATTGTTTATTGTCAATAAGTCAACCAAGCATCCGGCACAAGCCGCTAAGCTGGCATCATATTTGACATCTAATGCTGTTCAAAAAAAGATCTTCAATAGTATCGGTTATGTGCCATCTGCTAAAGCGGTTCAGAATTCGGCAGCTGTCAAAAAGGATGCACTGTCCAAAGCTGTAACGCAGATGTCCAAAGGGGCAACACCAATGCCTAAGATTCCTGAAATTAATAATTTCTGGACACCGATGGATGCTATTTTTAACGACACTTGGAAAGGCAAGATCTCTCAAAGTCAAATGCTTTCCAAACTCCAAGCGTTTGATAAGCAGATTGCCAAGTCTAACAGTAAGTAATTTAATTGCAATTAAGTAGCCGCGCCTACGGCTACTTTTTAGAAAGTGAGCAAAATATTTTGGCTAAGAATAAGAAAAAAAAGATGATTGCCGATCCAAAAACCTCCCATATTTCTCTTTCGGCGCTTTTTAAATCTGGTGATAGTTCGACAAAAATATCATATTTTCTTATGGGATTCAATAATCTCGCGAACAAACAGATTATTAAAGGACTCTTCTTTCTATTTTCTGAAATCGGTTTCTTTACCTGGCTGTTCGTCGATGGCATCAATGCGTTGAGTCAATTAGGAAGTCTGGGAACCAAACAAGCTGGAGAAAGGTATGACGCTAAATTAGGTATCTATGTTTCTGTTAATGGGGATAACTCCATGCTAATCCTGTTATATGGTTTGGCTTCGCTTTTGATTATTGCTTTATTCCTTTACGTCTACCGAGTTAATTTAAAATCGGATCGGAAAATTTGGGAATTCAAAAAATCTTCTCGGAAAATTATGACCTTTAAAGAAGATATTGCTGAGTTGCTGGATGACAGGCTGCATCTGCTTTTCATGGCTATACCTATGATCGGTATTTTATTCTTTACAGTGTTGCCGATCCTCTATATGGTTTCAGTTGCCTTTACCAGTTACGATCATGCTCACTTACCACCGGGGCACCTGTTTCACTGGATTGGCCTGGCCAATTTTGGAAACATTTTTACCGGTGCTATGGCCGGCACATTTTTTCCAGTTTTTCTTTGGACAATAATCTGGGCAGTGCTGGCAACGGTTTCAAGCTTTATTTTAGGTATTTTTCTTGCCATGCTCATTAATACGAAAGGTGTTAAGGGACAAAAAATCTACCGCACCATTTTCATCTTGACTATGGCAATCCCTCAATTCATTTCTTTTCTCATCTGGGCAAACATGCTGAATAATGCGGGTTTGATTAATTCTATTTTAGAGAATATCGGCCTGATTACAAAGCCGATTCCGTTTTTGACAGATGGGTTAACAG
The Oenococcus kitaharae DSM 17330 DNA segment above includes these coding regions:
- a CDS encoding carbohydrate ABC transporter permease gives rise to the protein MIADPKTSHISLSALFKSGDSSTKISYFLMGFNNLANKQIIKGLFFLFSEIGFFTWLFVDGINALSQLGSLGTKQAGERYDAKLGIYVSVNGDNSMLILLYGLASLLIIALFLYVYRVNLKSDRKIWEFKKSSRKIMTFKEDIAELLDDRLHLLFMAIPMIGILFFTVLPILYMVSVAFTSYDHAHLPPGHLFHWIGLANFGNIFTGAMAGTFFPVFLWTIIWAVLATVSSFILGIFLAMLINTKGVKGQKIYRTIFILTMAIPQFISFLIWANMLNNAGLINSILENIGLITKPIPFLTDGLTAKATVLIVNLWVGMPVTMLVTTGILQNLSQEQVEAAKMDGASKFQVFTNITFPQILFVMAPALIQQFIGNINNFNVIFLLTGGGPADSNFYNAGDTDLLVTWLYNLTLGTQDYNIASVVGIIIFVFSAAFSLFMYKKVNKLQGVNG